One segment of Ricinus communis isolate WT05 ecotype wild-type chromosome 8, ASM1957865v1, whole genome shotgun sequence DNA contains the following:
- the LOC8281455 gene encoding uncharacterized protein LOC8281455: MVQQAVDLKCSEYGLSNTESNVSACDKQFPVAVKKTALRDVQNENRISNSVANSSFSKDRGQANDAVKVSGTKRPSPSPMDPVSSPPPHHQSPSSNAANAQLVYVRRKSEGETGKSSICDGRSINVDCVNSRQLDQAEIMQPKPQIKEAKVSFFPAYAPMPVASLTNASGNSSVPLPIGNSSTRFLSTEPNYHPVASAISLLNNLKGMKNLHWEERYHQLQILLKKLDESDQEDYVQMLRSLSSVDLSRHAVELEKRTIQLSLEEAKEVQRVGVLNVLGKAMKNMKSPMTSKGELEK; the protein is encoded by the exons ATGGTTCAGCAAGCTGTAGATTTAAAGTGTAGTGAGTATGGGCTCAGCAACACGGAATCTAATGTGTCCGCTTGTGATAAGCAATTTCCTGTTGCAGTAAAGAAGACAGCTTTGAGAGATGTGCAGAATGAGAACAGAATTTCTAATTCTGTTGCGAATTCATCTTTCTCAAAGGATAGGGGACAAGCTAATGATGCTGTTAAAGTTTCCGGCACAAAAAGACCCTCACCTTCACCTATGGATCCAGTGAGTTCTCCCCCACCACATCACCAATCTCCAAGTAGTAATGCGGCAAATGCTCAGCTTGTTTATGTTCGAAGGAAATCTGAAGGGGAAACTGGCAAGAGTAGTATTTGTGATGGCAGAAGCATTAATGTTGACTGCGTGAATTCAAGGCAACTTGACCAGGCAGAGATCATGCAACCAAAACCACAGATCAAGGAGGctaaagtttctttttttccagcATATGCACCTATGCCTGTGGCTTCCTTGACAAATGCATCTGGAAACTCTTCAGTTCCTCTTCCCATTGGCAACTCTAGTACGAGGTTTCTTTCAACAGAACCTAATTATCATCCTGTTGCGTCTGCTATCTCTTTGTTGAATAATCTAAAGGGAATGAAGAACCTGCACTGGGAAGAGCGATATCATCAGTTGCAAATTCTATTGAAGAAATTGGATGAGTCAGACCAAGAGGATTATGTACAGA TGCTTCGTTCACTTTCCTCGGTGGATCTTAGTAGACATGCAGTTGAGTTGGAGAAGAGAACAATTCAACTTTCATTAGAAGAAG CAAAAGAGGTGCAACGGGTTGGGGTTCTAAATGTACTGGGGAAGGCCATGAAGAACATGAAGTCACCCATGACCTCTAAGGGCGAGCTAGAGAAATAA
- the LOC8281456 gene encoding zinc finger protein ZAT3, producing the protein MTNNNTDSDPDFCFPSSSSPHFPYHHQKMRKKRTKMIKIEPSSSNLVSSATASETFSNIVSKPKYYARKPDPSAPKITRPCSECGKKFWSWKALFGHMRCHPERQWRGINPPPNHRRPPVPPIQEIGNVEDQVVVMMTAEDHEVAACLLLLANSDHVSSTVLETECGGGGEGSGIGGGATCSSFHVQEDAINCRFECSSCKKVFGSHQALGGHRASHKNVKGCFAITRSSDGCDMGEENSGIVGVDVKENMEDNHTNTNDNNNNNKMLMVLGHKCSICLRVFSTGQALGGHKRCHWEKGEEASSSMNYRSGLNSIVYAAKENCGLDLNLPAPVEDESSSSYSSGLTLDLRLGL; encoded by the coding sequence ATGACTAACAACAACACCGATTCAGACCCTGATTTCTGTTTTCCATCATCTTCTTCGCCTCATTTCCCCTACCACCATCAAAAGATGCGTAAAAAACGAACCAAAATGATAAAGATTGAACCTTCTTCTTCCAATCTGGTTTCTTCTGCTACTGCAAGTGAAACGTTTAGCAACATTGTCTCCAAGCCAAAATACTACGCTAGAAAACCTGACCCATCTGCACCAAAGATCACAAGACCTTGTAGTGAATGTGGTAAAAAGTTCTGGTCGTGGAAAGCGCTCTTTGGCCACATGAGGTGCCACCCAGAACGACAATGGCGTGGCATTAATCCACCACCTAATCATCGCAGGCCACCCGTTCCTCCAATTCAAGAAATCGGTAACGTAGAGGATCAAGTTGTTGTGATGATGACTGCAGAAGATCATGAGGTGGCTGCTTGTTTGTTGTTATTGGCTAATAGTGATCATGTTAGTTCAACAGTGTTAGAGACCGAGTgcggtggtggtggtgagGGGAGTGGCATTGGCGGCGGTGCTACGTGTAGTAGTTTTCATGTTCAAGAAGATGCGATCAATTGTCGTTTTGAGTGCTCAAGTTGCAAGAAGGTGTTTGGATCACATCAAGCATTAGGTGGTCATAGGGCTAGTCACAAGAATGTGAAAGGCTGTTTTGCTATAACTAGGAGTAGTGATGGTTGTGATATGGGTGAGGAGAATAGTGGAATTGTGGGTGTTGATGTGAAGGAGAATATGGAGGATAATCATACTAATactaatgataataataataataacaagatgTTGATGGTTTTAGGGCATAAATGTAGCATTTGTTTAAGGGTATTTTCCACTGGGCAGGCACTTGGCGGGCATAAAAGGTGCCACTGGGAGAAAGGGGAGGAGGCTTCTTCTTCTATGAATTATCGATCAGGGCTTAATAGTATTGTTTATGCAGCAAAGGAGAATTGTGGGTTGGACCTCAATTTGCCTGCTCCAGTTGAAGATGAATCTTCCTCTTCTTATTCATCAGGCCTCACTCTAGATTTGAGATTGGGCCTTTGA